A single region of the Buteo buteo chromosome 18, bButBut1.hap1.1, whole genome shotgun sequence genome encodes:
- the DNAJB13 gene encoding dnaJ homolog subfamily B member 13 isoform X2 yields MKKGIYDKFGEEGLKGGIPLEFGGENPWTAGYVFHNNPDKVFREFFGGDNPFAEFFAEDGSELILPFGGLRGRGAMKQDPPIVRDLYLSLEDLFYGCTKKIKISRRVMNEDGLTSTIRDKILTIDVQPGWKQGTRITFEKEGDQGPNVIPADITFVVQEKLHPRFKRANDNLACVTTIPLGKALIGCTVDVRTLDGRLLNIPINDIVDPKYCKVVPGEGMPLLQDPRRRGDLLIYFNISFPKKLTPDKKMLLKSALLS; encoded by the exons ATGAAGAAAGGCATCTACGACAAGTTTGGAGAAGAGGGGCTGAAAGGCGGCATCCCCTTGGAGTTCGGCGGCGAGAACCCCTGGACTGCCGGCTACGTGTTTCACAATAACCCTGACAAAGTCTTCAGGGAGTTCTTTGGTGGAGACAACCCCTTTGCAG AGTTCTTTGCTGAGGACGGCTCAGAGTTGATCCTGCCCTTCGGAGGGCTGCGAGGACGAGGAGCGATGAAGCAAGATCCCCCGATCGTGCGGGATCTCTACCTCTCCCTTGAAGACCTGTTCTACGGCTGCACCAAGAAGATTAAGATCTCCCGCCGG GTGATGAACGAAGATGGTCTAACGAGCACCATCAGAGATAAGATCCTAACAATTGACGTGCAGCCGGGTTGGAAGCAGGGCACCAGGATCACCTTCGAGAAGGAAGGAGACCAG GGCCCAAACGTCATTCCAGCTGACATCACCTTCGTTGTCCAAGAGAAACTCCACCCGAGGTTTAAAAGAGCCAACGACAACCTCGCTTGCGTCACCACCATCCCCCTGGGAAAG GCGCTGATCGGCTGCACGGTGGACGTGAGGACGCTGGACGGGAGGCTGCTGAACATCCCCATCAACGACATCGTGGA CCCCAAGTACTGTAAAGTGGTGCCAGGGGAGGGGATGCCGCTGCTCCAGGACCCCCGGCGCAGGGGTGACCTCCTCATCTATTTCAACATCTCCTTTCCCAAGAAGCTCACTCCTGACAAGAAAATGCTCTTGAAAAGTGCCCTCCTCTCCTAG
- the LOC142041443 gene encoding putative mitochondrial transporter UCP3 — protein MVGLKPPEVPPTAAMKFVSAGVAGCIADLCTFPLDTAKVRLQIQGEVRIPRSIGTVEYRGVLGTLSTMVRIEGPRSLYSGLAAGLQRQMSFASIRIGLYDSVKQLYTPKGAESTGLAARVLAGCTTGAVAVTCAQPTDVVKVRFQANGAQPDGVRRYSGTMDAYRTIAREEGVRGLWRGTLPNIARNAIINCGELVTYDLIKDALLRAQLMTDNVPCHFVAAFGAGFCATVVASPVDVVKTRYMNAGPGQYRNVLSCFLALLMQDGLAGFYKGFVPSFLRLGSWNVVMFVSYEQLQRVAVLARPAQS, from the exons ATGGTGGGTCTGAAGCCCCCCGAGGTGCCCCCGACAGCCGCCATGAAGTTCGTCAGCGCCGGGGTGGCCGGCTGCATCGCTGACCTCTGCACCTTCCCCCTGGACACTGCCAAAGTGCGGCTGCAG ATCCAAGGCGAGGTGCGGATCCCGCGGAGCATCGGCACTGTGGAGTACCGCGGTGTTTTGGGGACGCTGAGCACCATGGTGAGGATCGAGGGACCCCGCAGCCTCTACAGCGGGCTGGCGGCCGGGCTGCAGCGGCAGATGAGCTTCGCCTCCATCCGCATTGGGCTGTACGACTCGGTGAAGCAGCTCTACACCCCCAAGGGTGCCGAAA gcacagggctggcagcacgGGTGCTGGCGGGCTGCACCACGGGGGCGGTGGCGGTGACGTGTGCCCAGCCCACCGACGTGGTCAAGGTACGGTTCCAGGCCAACGGGGCGCAGCCGGACGGCGTCCGCCGGTACAGTGGCACCATGGATGCCTACCGCACCATCGCCAGGGAGGAGGGCGTCCGCGGGCTCTGGAGAG GGACGCTGCCCAACATCGCCCGCAACGCCATCATCAACTGCGGGGAGCTCGTCACCTACGATCTCATTAAGGACGCGCTGCTGCGGGCACAGCTGATGACAG ACAACGTCCCCTGCCACTTCGTGGCCGCCTTCGGGGCCGGCTTCTGCGCCACAGTGGTGGCGTCACCGGTGGACGTGGTGAAGACGCGGTACATGAACGCCGGTCCCGGGCAGTACCGGAATGTGCTCAGCTGCTTCCTGGCCCTGCTGATGCAGGACGGCCTCGCCGGCTTCTACAAGGG GTTCGTCCCCTCCTTCCTGCGGCTCGGCTCCTGGAACGTGGTGATGTTCGTCTCCTACGAGCAACTGCAGCGTGTCGCAGTGCTGGCCCGGCCGGCCCAATCCTga
- the DNAJB13 gene encoding dnaJ homolog subfamily B member 13 isoform X1 gives MGQDYYAVLELGRGATDADIKKAYRKLALKNHPLKCKEPWAPERFRRLAEAYDVLSDPMKKGIYDKFGEEGLKGGIPLEFGGENPWTAGYVFHNNPDKVFREFFGGDNPFAEFFAEDGSELILPFGGLRGRGAMKQDPPIVRDLYLSLEDLFYGCTKKIKISRRVMNEDGLTSTIRDKILTIDVQPGWKQGTRITFEKEGDQGPNVIPADITFVVQEKLHPRFKRANDNLACVTTIPLGKALIGCTVDVRTLDGRLLNIPINDIVDPKYCKVVPGEGMPLLQDPRRRGDLLIYFNISFPKKLTPDKKMLLKSALLS, from the exons ATGGGGCAGGACTACTACGCCGTGCTGGAGCTGGGCCGCGGTGCCACGGACGCCGACATCAAGAAGGC CTATCGGAAACTGGCCTTGAAGAACCATCCTTTAAAATGCAAGGAGCCCTGGGCACCGGAGAGGTTCAGGCGGCTGGCGGAGGCCTACGATGTGCTCAGCGACC CCATGAAGAAAGGCATCTACGACAAGTTTGGAGAAGAGGGGCTGAAAGGCGGCATCCCCTTGGAGTTCGGCGGCGAGAACCCCTGGACTGCCGGCTACGTGTTTCACAATAACCCTGACAAAGTCTTCAGGGAGTTCTTTGGTGGAGACAACCCCTTTGCAG AGTTCTTTGCTGAGGACGGCTCAGAGTTGATCCTGCCCTTCGGAGGGCTGCGAGGACGAGGAGCGATGAAGCAAGATCCCCCGATCGTGCGGGATCTCTACCTCTCCCTTGAAGACCTGTTCTACGGCTGCACCAAGAAGATTAAGATCTCCCGCCGG GTGATGAACGAAGATGGTCTAACGAGCACCATCAGAGATAAGATCCTAACAATTGACGTGCAGCCGGGTTGGAAGCAGGGCACCAGGATCACCTTCGAGAAGGAAGGAGACCAG GGCCCAAACGTCATTCCAGCTGACATCACCTTCGTTGTCCAAGAGAAACTCCACCCGAGGTTTAAAAGAGCCAACGACAACCTCGCTTGCGTCACCACCATCCCCCTGGGAAAG GCGCTGATCGGCTGCACGGTGGACGTGAGGACGCTGGACGGGAGGCTGCTGAACATCCCCATCAACGACATCGTGGA CCCCAAGTACTGTAAAGTGGTGCCAGGGGAGGGGATGCCGCTGCTCCAGGACCCCCGGCGCAGGGGTGACCTCCTCATCTATTTCAACATCTCCTTTCCCAAGAAGCTCACTCCTGACAAGAAAATGCTCTTGAAAAGTGCCCTCCTCTCCTAG